GGTCCGACCAGGAGCAGCACGAGAACCACGCCGGAGTCGAGTCGACGCATGGCAGTCCTCCCCAATCAGGCATGCAGGCGAATCCTTCGTCGGCGCATCTGGTGCGTCCGGTAGCGCGACCGCTGAATTGGGGCCACACCGGCTCACTCGCGCCACGCCCTGAATCCAAGGCCAGGGCAGGCCCCCGTTGGACCCTTCTTCGACGCACACTCATGCTTTCCTGCAGGAAGGTGCAGGACTGCGGACGGCCGGCAGAGGCTAAGGGCTAACTGCGGGGAGCTGCGGGAGTCTTCCTCGCGTCGGCGACCACACGGCTGAACTGCTGGTAGTAGAGCTTGGAGTAGAGGCCGGCGTTCGCCAGCAACTCCGAGTGCGTGCCGACCTCGACGACGCGTCCGCCCTCCATGACGACGATGCGGTCAGCGTTGAGGATCGTCGAGAGTCGGTGGGCGATGATCAGGGAGGTCCGGTCGCGGAGCAAGGCCTCGAGCGCCTGCTGGATCAGGTACTCGGAGGTGGCGTCGAGGTGGCTGGTTGCCTCGTCGAGGATCAGGATCCGGGGGTTCTTGAGCAGAGCTCGGGCGATGGCAAGGCGCTGTCGCTCGCCGCCGGAGAGACGGAAGCCACGCTCGCCGACGATGGTGTCATAGCCCTCCGGGAGGTCTGCGATGAACTCGTGGATCTGTGCTGCTTTCGCGGCCGCGACGATCTGCTCCTGCGTCGCGCCGGGCCTGGCATAGAGCAGGTTCTCGCGCACGCTGGCATGGAACAGGAAGGTGTCCTGAGTCACGGAGCCGATGTTGCGGCGCAGGCTGTCCTGGGTGATCGTGCGCAGGTCGTGGCCGTCGAGGGTGATGGTGCCCTCGGTCGGATCGTAGAAACGTGGGAGGAGGTAGGTGATGGTGGTCTTCCCCGCTCCGCTGGGACCGACCAGGGCGACTCGCTCACCGGGACGGATCTCGAAGGAGACGTCCTGCAGCGCCCATTGCCCGTTGTCATGAGTCGCCGCTGCCGCAGGCTCTTCTGTGGAGATCGGCCCGGTTGTCGAGCGAGGAGCACGCCGCGGGTACTCGAAGCTCACCTTCGTCAGGCGCAGGTGACCGTCGACCTGCTTGAGGTCGACAGCGTCCTTGGTGTCAGCGACTTCGGGGATCAGGTCGAGGTACTCGAAGATGCGCTCGAAGACGGCCAGGGCGCCCTGGACCTGCACATAGACACTCGCGAGCTGGCCCACGGGACGATAGAGGTTGGACAGGTAGGCAACGAAGGCGACGATGGTACCGACGGAGAGCGCACCTGCGATGGCCTGCTGACCACCATACCAGTAGATAAGGGCGGGGCCGGCGACGCTGAAGACCGAGAGGCACATGAAGAGCCAGCGGCCTGCCATGGCCTGCTTCACGGTGAGGTCGCGAACCCGGCGATTGTCGGCAGTGAACTCGCGGGCGTCCGCGTCCGCCTGGCAGAAGATCTTGGTGAGCACGCTGCCGCCAAGATTGAGGTGCTCCTCCATGAAGGCCAGCATATCGGCCTGGCTCTCCTGCGTCTCCTGCGAGAGGCGACGGCGGATCCGGCCCACGAGTCTCGTCGGGAGATAGAAGCTGGGGACGATGATGACCGCAAGGGTCGCCAGCCACGGGTCCATGGAGTAGATGACCACGAGTGTCGCGGTAAGGGTCATCACATTGCTCAGGATGGAGACGACGGTGTCGGTGGCGACGTTCTGGACGGCTGCCACGTCATTGTTGAGGCGCGAGACAATCTCGCCGGCACGTGTGGCCGTGTAGAAGCCAAGAGACTGCCTCTGCATGTGCCGGTAGAGCTGGTTGCGCAGGTCGTAGACGATGCCCTGGCTGATGCTCGCGTTCAGCCAGTTCTGCAGCACACCGATGAAGCCGCCGGTGATGGAGAGAGCGACGATTGCGCCGACCAGAAGGTGAAGAAGGCCGGGGTTCTTGTGGGGTATGGCCTGGTCGAGGATGCCGCGGACGCACAAGGGCGGCAGCACCCCAAGTCCGGAACTTGCGGCGATGCACAGCACGATGACGATCCACTGGACCCAGTAGGGACGGAAGTAGGAGGCAACGCGGCCCACCCGTGCCCGAGTTATGGGCAAGGGCACAAAATCGGGACCGACCATCGGTTGGCGCTGCAGACCATAGGTGCGGCCCATTCCTCCTACAGTTCGCTCAAATCCCATCCCACGCATAGGCATCCGACTCCTCGTTGGTCCAGACACGCTGCCATTTCAGGCGAACCTCCCAGGCCGCCCGGCGTGTGTTCGCGATTTCTCTTTCTCTTCATGACCTCCGAGACGCCCTGGAGGTTCATTATACCGCGGTCACGGCACCTCACGCCCTTTGTCTCCCTCTCCACGAACGGCACCTCACCCCCGTCTCGCTGTCGCTCGACTCCCCCTCTCCACGCGGTGGCGAGGGGGAAAGGCAAGAGGCAAAGGCCAGCGGCGAAAGGTAAGGGCACCTCACTGACTGCAGCCCCTACCCGCGAGTCGTGGTCGAAAGGCGGAGGGAGTCCGGTGCGATTGCGATCTCGTCGGTCCTCCCGTCGGCGAAGAGAAGGCGCAGTTGCCCGCCGGTTTCGGTCTGCTGAAGGGTGACGGTTGGTGCGGTCTCGCCCTTGTCGAGGGCGCACAGGACTACGACGAAGTGAGGATTGGCTGCAGTGGTGGAGCCGGCCAGGTAGGGAATGTCATACTTCGGCGTGCGGCCGAGCGAGAGAGCCAGCGGCTGCGGGCCGAAGGCGTAGACCTCACAGGCTGCCCCGTGGTTCCTGCCGAGTATGCGGGCACGGCCCGGGGCTTCGCCGATGACGATATCGTTGCGCTCGGCCCAACGGCTGGCGGTGTGAAGGCGCCACTGGAACTGATGGGGTGCCTGGTCGTCCATCGCGGCGTCGTCGGCGATCACAAGATAGGGCTGCGGGGCGCGGACGAAGAGGACGCTGCGGTGGAAGTGATGCAGGGAGTGGGCTGGATCGGCGGGATCATGTCGGTAAGCTCGGGTGGCATCGGCGAGGACGAAGGCGCTGTCGCCACGGTCCTCGAAGGCCGTGATGCGTCCCTGGGTGCAGGTGCCGGGTCCTCCGAAGGGCTGGCCCTCCCCGTCGATGACCAGCGTATTGTGGCACAGGGAGTCGTAGAGATGCGCCTCGGTGTCGACAACGAACTCCTCGCCCCGGGCGTAGAAGCTGAAGGTGCCCTCGTCGGGGTGATCCCAGATTCCGGTCATGCCCTCGCCACAGTTCACGGCCACTAAGGAGCCGCGCTCGCCCCAGCCGTCGCGGATCGCGACCTCGCCACGCTCGAAGCGCTGACTGAGGGGAAGGTGTGCAGCGACCGGGTCCTGGGCGACGAGGTCCGGGGCACACCAGAGGATCACGAAGGGAAGCTCGGCAGAGAGTCCCGTGCCAAGGCCCGGGTCGCGGGTTGTGAAGTCTGCCGGGTTCATCAGGCGCAACCAGGCCCAGTAGCCCACCAGATCCTGCTGCCGCGCGACGAGGTAGAGCATCGAGCCGGAGGGCGCCAGGGAAGGTGCAGTCTGGTTGGTCGGCACGAAGCGACGTGCCGAAGGGAGGAGCTGCCACAGCAGGTAGCGCGGGGCCTGAAAGACGCCACGAAGGCCTTGCAGGAGGTCGACGCCTGAGAGATCGCGGTATGCAAGGGCAGCCGGGACTGTGCTGTGGAGGCCATACCACAGGTAGCCAAGGCCCTCGTAGGGTGCGCCTGTGGCGTCGACGGTGTTCTCGAAGTACCCCCGCACGCGAGGAACCGCATAGCTCAGCCAGTCGTCGTGGCCGCCAAGGGCCATCGCGCAGAGGGCCAGGCCACCGTGGACGATGGCTGAGTGGTTGTGCGCCAGGCGATTGCGGACGAGGGCGCCGATGGGCACGCCGGAGCCTACTGTTCGCGGTCGGGGTGACTCGGCGAAGAGCCAGGCACCGAACTCAGCGATCTCGGCAGCCACCAGCTCGCGCTGCGCCGAAGTCATGCTCGGATAGAGCCAGTCGTAGGCAAGAGTATAGGCAAGGGCGGCATCGCCGACGGCCAGGTGATCATTGAAGGCGATGAAGTCTGCGGTGCTGAGTTGCTCGGCCGCTGCGCAGAGGACCTCGACCGCCTTGGTGGTGTAGCGGGCGTCCTCGGAGAGGAGGCCTGTCAGGGCCAGAGTCCAGAGGTGGTCCTGCAACATGCGCCCGGTGTAGGCCTTGGAGGTCAGGTAAGGGTTCGTCGGGAGTCGCAGGAACAGGTCTGCGCGGGCCTTGAGGAGCTGGTAGGCAGAGGCAGCGACGCCGCTCTGAACCTTGGCGCGCAGTCGCGGCAGGTCATCGGTGGTCAGGAGCAGACGAGGGTGCTTGACCTGGTCAGGCGATGCATTGCCTGGCTGGGCGTAGGTCGTCAAAGGCAAGGTTAGCAGGGCAAGGGCAACCAGCAGGGCTCGGGCGCCTGGGCTCGTCATGCTGTGTGTGGGTGGCTGTGGTGTCATGGCGTCTCCTCGGTCTTGTCTTGCGGTCTGGCGCGGAGGGCTCAGCGGTCGCACTCGTACAGGTTGATCGCAAGAGGGCTGAAGGTCATCGAGGCCACCTGGCCGGGCGTGAGAGTTGCGCCGGAGGTGAGGTCACGAAGGGTACCCTTCGCCCAGGGAAGCGGAGCCGTCTGCGGCTCTCGAGTGTGGTTGATGACGCACACCAGTGTCCGGTCGGCGGTCGTCACGCGTCGGGCTTCGAGCAGGCAGATCGTCTCGGGCGTGTCGAAGTGGCCGCGCTGCTGATCCCACTGCAGGTAGGGCACGTCACCGGTGCGCTGGTAAGCCTCCGGGAGACCTGGTGCAACGCCAACCACCTGCGGGAGGTTCTCTGGAGTCGTGACCGTGGACCGTGCCGCGAGCCTCTTGAGGAGCGGCTCGGGAAGCGGTCGGCCGTAGTCGTCGCTCGTGGGAAGGGAACCTGTGAAGAGGAGACGGACACGGTCGGGCAAGGAGGCCAGGGCCTGCGCCGTCGGTTGAGAGAGGGGCTCCGGGCCACAGACGAGGGTACCCTCGGAGAGAGTCGCGAGCTCGTCCTCGACGAGGTAGCGCCAGGGCTTGCCGAGGCAGGACATCCTCGCGCAGAGGACGGCAAGCGGGTGATCGCGTTGCTCCGTCTCCCAGGGGCCGTAGTAACCGGCGCGAGTGACCAGCACGCGGAGGTCCGCCTGCTCGTCGGCCTCGTGGAACTGACGCAACTGCGGCTCGAGTCTCCGCAAGTCGCGAAGGATGCCGGGTGTCGCGGCATGGACCGTGCTGATGGCCGGCTTCTGCCACTGCCCCCAGGCGAAGCTGGCGGTCAGGTACTCCCCCAGGATCGCGCTGAGGAAGTAGCGGTAGCGTGAGCGCTCCACCGACGGACGGAAGGCGTAGTTGTCGTGGTAGAGATGAAGCTCGGAGTTGAAGACCGGCTTGTGGACGGTGTCGGCGGCGAGCTTGAGGCGCCAGGGCGGGTATTCGGAGACCACATCGTCCCAGCAGGTCATGGTGAAGGCACCGCAGGCGCGCTGAAGGAAGGGGTCGAGGCTGGTCTTCGCGCCGTAGAGCTTCTCTCCGAGCACCGGCCGAAAAGCGTGGTCGAAGAGATAGCCGTAGAACTGGGCAAAGCGCTCCCCGGCATAGCTGCGCAGGTCGACGGCCGTCTGAGCCTGAGCAGGATCGCGGACCTCCTGGAAGGAGGCGAAGTCAGTGCCCCAGGCGGCGTTGAGCGTCGCCACGTCGCCGTACTTCGCGTGCAGCCAGCCCTGGAAGCCTGACCACCATCGAGGCGTCTTCTCCGGCGAACCGACTGCAGGGCCGACCTCGTTACCCAGGATCACACCCAGGACGGAAGGGTGGCCGGCGAGAACCCGGGCCCAGTCCGTCACGAGCGGAAGCGCCTGCTCGGGGTGCAGAGCCTGATCCTCCAGGCCGCCGCCCTCGCCCTTTGAACCATACTGGACGTT
The sequence above is drawn from the Armatimonadia bacterium genome and encodes:
- a CDS encoding heparinase II/III family protein; this translates as MTPQPPTHSMTSPGARALLVALALLTLPLTTYAQPGNASPDQVKHPRLLLTTDDLPRLRAKVQSGVAASAYQLLKARADLFLRLPTNPYLTSKAYTGRMLQDHLWTLALTGLLSEDARYTTKAVEVLCAAAEQLSTADFIAFNDHLAVGDAALAYTLAYDWLYPSMTSAQRELVAAEIAEFGAWLFAESPRPRTVGSGVPIGALVRNRLAHNHSAIVHGGLALCAMALGGHDDWLSYAVPRVRGYFENTVDATGAPYEGLGYLWYGLHSTVPAALAYRDLSGVDLLQGLRGVFQAPRYLLWQLLPSARRFVPTNQTAPSLAPSGSMLYLVARQQDLVGYWAWLRLMNPADFTTRDPGLGTGLSAELPFVILWCAPDLVAQDPVAAHLPLSQRFERGEVAIRDGWGERGSLVAVNCGEGMTGIWDHPDEGTFSFYARGEEFVVDTEAHLYDSLCHNTLVIDGEGQPFGGPGTCTQGRITAFEDRGDSAFVLADATRAYRHDPADPAHSLHHFHRSVLFVRAPQPYLVIADDAAMDDQAPHQFQWRLHTASRWAERNDIVIGEAPGRARILGRNHGAACEVYAFGPQPLALSLGRTPKYDIPYLAGSTTAANPHFVVVLCALDKGETAPTVTLQQTETGGQLRLLFADGRTDEIAIAPDSLRLSTTTRG
- a CDS encoding beta-galactosidase, which translates into the protein MRLAVLCLSLLPGLALAETTPMHHGVVFFCPQEPAEAVKELERIKADGFDLLKFASWAWTLPKPGSPVEARAQAVLDWCDRNGMAFVLLHNVQYGSKGEGGGLEDQALHPEQALPLVTDWARVLAGHPSVLGVILGNEVGPAVGSPEKTPRWWSGFQGWLHAKYGDVATLNAAWGTDFASFQEVRDPAQAQTAVDLRSYAGERFAQFYGYLFDHAFRPVLGEKLYGAKTSLDPFLQRACGAFTMTCWDDVVSEYPPWRLKLAADTVHKPVFNSELHLYHDNYAFRPSVERSRYRYFLSAILGEYLTASFAWGQWQKPAISTVHAATPGILRDLRRLEPQLRQFHEADEQADLRVLVTRAGYYGPWETEQRDHPLAVLCARMSCLGKPWRYLVEDELATLSEGTLVCGPEPLSQPTAQALASLPDRVRLLFTGSLPTSDDYGRPLPEPLLKRLAARSTVTTPENLPQVVGVAPGLPEAYQRTGDVPYLQWDQQRGHFDTPETICLLEARRVTTADRTLVCVINHTREPQTAPLPWAKGTLRDLTSGATLTPGQVASMTFSPLAINLYECDR
- a CDS encoding ABC transporter ATP-binding protein; translation: MRGMGFERTVGGMGRTYGLQRQPMVGPDFVPLPITRARVGRVASYFRPYWVQWIVIVLCIAASSGLGVLPPLCVRGILDQAIPHKNPGLLHLLVGAIVALSITGGFIGVLQNWLNASISQGIVYDLRNQLYRHMQRQSLGFYTATRAGEIVSRLNNDVAAVQNVATDTVVSILSNVMTLTATLVVIYSMDPWLATLAVIIVPSFYLPTRLVGRIRRRLSQETQESQADMLAFMEEHLNLGGSVLTKIFCQADADAREFTADNRRVRDLTVKQAMAGRWLFMCLSVFSVAGPALIYWYGGQQAIAGALSVGTIVAFVAYLSNLYRPVGQLASVYVQVQGALAVFERIFEYLDLIPEVADTKDAVDLKQVDGHLRLTKVSFEYPRRAPRSTTGPISTEEPAAAATHDNGQWALQDVSFEIRPGERVALVGPSGAGKTTITYLLPRFYDPTEGTITLDGHDLRTITQDSLRRNIGSVTQDTFLFHASVRENLLYARPGATQEQIVAAAKAAQIHEFIADLPEGYDTIVGERGFRLSGGERQRLAIARALLKNPRILILDEATSHLDATSEYLIQQALEALLRDRTSLIIAHRLSTILNADRIVVMEGGRVVEVGTHSELLANAGLYSKLYYQQFSRVVADARKTPAAPRS